In Fusarium falciforme chromosome 10, complete sequence, a single genomic region encodes these proteins:
- a CDS encoding Zn(2)-C6 fungal-type domain-containing protein, with protein MHSAFPAGPVPCTVPAVQDPVAALVGTSSGATISSSAGTSSRSLDYQSSPSWVLMMDVVAQRSLNSPITNFSSLPLPSQLGSLNWPFDAQSCSALAWAPDPRIFDFNTPAFAVKAPATRPKPTGRRPRQPAAIYTSKAKAKATAASASAKSASSSAASSATTSPSSSRGISPRSKPKMPGRPPKRPASNGEDDGPVQAPGKVKLPRLERGPDDFSSVVKNRLQSYTRTGQACDRCKVRKIRCDALPEGCSHCTNQNLECYVTDRVTGRTERRGYLQELEREKSDMLAHIRNLEKLLGDNGVEVKPWQWAPYAQYPPGVSFDDMGNPAPDPNTGDTWSQVGSAWVKNNSAKPKFTPSFPRSLLESRPQESHLGVGGDSAPLSSIKGTRLSILGMTVDLASFKAADMDEPPADAAVSAPLYNKSPQALLQSIMNVNPPQHVEMPSRSDAFTYADWYFLTLSAFLPILHKPSFMQLLTRMYDEPNFKPTVAESVIVHMVFAMIYFHYGTRNWQQADQRTRLNESSNKHYHFALSKFFELTCSRDLASVQAMAMIAVHTRAFPKPGCVSIIANLALQRALEMNLHRESRKPGEPTNLQHELRKRAFWVIMTVYIAVAGRRGRPMPITVEEFDVGFPEPIADELLSDEGVDTSRSIPCGYWPGIVSFKIIPIYLEMYSNIYSVKRDPQNYVSVVNALETQIKNWEDELPTSLKLDHSEQTEMTRMPALYCKTWALEFRLCLRHPSVAMTADKKMMAENMAICEDVSRRMLHCQLEIQKHKCLDTTWYQTSMYTAGVFMLLVAVWERRFETTPEAIATLRGEMNGWVGILDEVGSLLGSGPSLSAEIRNIIDRTIAWIEHDMRNRENKESQPAVTPEIKQEPAQASAYTAPQVQSAPTSGGSQEVPSSKGYFPDAGLNGQTPYPALAYNEHTQSTMAPSAYETEAMFYSTSAQAAAAAVAATAIPASASQANPLLAFTTQSTQQVASQPTADMLWQGRGNTWHDWTTAIADNQDRYSASALLTLGGATRDATSGAGVPGVTAGPSTNDMTSIQQGQWPLMLFDHVASNGS; from the exons ATGCATAGCGCATTCCCCGCTGGGCCCGTCCCCTGTACAGTGCCGGCAGTGCAAGACCCAGTAGCAGCCTTAGTAGGGACCTCTAGCGGCGCGACCATTAGCAGCAGCGCCGGCACCAGCTCCAGGTCCCTCGACTACCAGTCCAGCCCGTCCtgggtgttgatgatggatgtCGTCGCCCAGCGCAGCCTCAATtctcccatcaccaacttctCGTCGCTACCGTTGCCGTCGCAGCTAGGATCTCTTAACTGGCCATTTGACGCGCAGTCCTGCTCTGCCCTCGCCTGGGCTCCCGATCCTCGCATCTTCGACTTCAATACCCCGGCCTTCGCTGTAAAGGCGCCTGCGACTCGACCGAAACCCACTGGGCGGCGCCCGCGCCAGCCCGCCGCGATCTACACTTCCAAGGCCAAAGCCAAGGCTACAGCCGCGTCTGCGTCCGCAAAGAGCGCTTCATCCTCTGCTGCCTCGTCAGCGACAACTtcaccatcttcctccagggGAATCTCCCCGCGCTCCAAACCCAAGATGCCCGGACGACCTCCGAAGCGACCCGCCAGCAACGGCGAAGATGACGGCCCCGTCCAGGCTCCAGGCAAGGTGAAGCTGCCGAGGCTGGAGCGCGGCCCTGACGACTTCTCCAGCGTTGTCAAGAACCGATTGCAGTCGTATACGCGTACGGGACAGGCTTGCGACCGGTGCAAG GTTCGCAAGATCCGATGCGATGCTCTTCCAGAGGGATGTTCCCATTGCACCAACCAGAACCTCGAGTGTTATGTCACAGACCGCGTCACAGGGCGCACCGAGCGCAGAGGATATCTGCAAGAGTtggagagggaaaagagCGACATGTTGGCACATATCCGCaacctcgagaagctgctAGGCGACAATGGCGTCGAGGTCAAGCCCTGGCAATGGGCCCCCTACGCGCAGTACCCTCCCGGTGTGTCCTTTGACGACATGGGCAATCCGGCTCCTGATCCAAATACGGGCGACACATGGTCGCAGGTTGGAAGCGCATGGGTCAAGAACAACTCGGCCAAGCCAAAGTTCACGCCCAGCTTCCCTCGAAGTCTCTTGGAGTCACGGCCTCAAGAGAGTCATCTCGGAGTTGGAGGTGATAGCGCTCCTCTGAGCTCCATCAAGGGAACTCGATTGTCCATCCTTGGCATGACAGTCGATCTCGCTTCGTTCAAGGCCGCAGACATGGACGAGCCTCCAGCTGATGCAGCTGTCTCTGCGCCGTTGTACAACAAGTCTCCTCAAGCCCTTCTGCAGTCCATCATGAACGTCAACCCTCCTCAGCATGTCGAAATGCCTTCACGCAGCGATGCCTTTACTTATGCAGATTGGTACTTCCTCACTCTGTCCGCCTTCCTCCCTATCCTTCACAAGCCTTCCTTTATGCAACTG TTGACGCGCATGTACGACGAACCTAATTTCAAGCCAACTGTGGCCGAATCCGTTATTGTTCACATGGTGTTTGCCATGATCTACTTTCATTACGGCACTCGAAACTGGCAGCAGGCTGATCAGCGCACTCGACTGAACGAGTCATCCAACAAACATTATCATTTTGCTCTCAGCAAGTTCTTTGAGCTGACGTGTTCCCGCGACTTGGCTTCGGtccaggccatggccatgattgCGGTGCATACCAGAGCTTTCCCCAAACCTGGTTGTGTCTCAATCATTGCCAATCTGGCTCTGCAACGCGCCCTTGAGATGAACCTCCATCGAGAATCGAGGAAGCCTGGCGAGCCTACGAATCTTCAGCACGAACTGCGTAAGAGAGCATTCTGGGTCATTATGACTGTCTACATTGCTGTTGCCGGGCGTCGTGGAAGGCCGATGCCCATTACCGTTGAGGAATTCGATGTCGGTTTCCCCGAACCCATCGCTGATGAGCTTTTGTCGGATGAAGGCGTCGACACATCCCGCTCCATCCCCTGCGGATACTGGCCAGGCATTGTCAGTTTCAAAATCATCCCCATCTACCTGGAGATGTACTCCAACATCTACAGTGTCAAGAGGGATCCGCAGAATTATGTCAGTGTGGTCAATGCTCTGGAAACCCAGATCAAGAACTGGGAAGATGAGCTGCCTACTTCTCTTAAGCTCGACCATTCTGAACAGACTGAGATGACTCGCATGCCTGCTCTTTACTGCAAGACGTGGGCGCTCGAGTTCCGTCTCTGTCTCCGTCATCCTTCGGTGGCTATGACTGCcgacaagaagatgatggctgaGAACATGGCCATCTGCGAGGATGTCTCGAGGAGAATGCTTCACTGTCAACTCGAGATTCAGAAGCACAAGTGTCTCGACACAACATGGTACCAGACGTCCATGTACACGGCTGGAGTCTTCATGCTTCTCGTGGCCGTGTGGGAGAGGCGGTTTGAGACGACTCCAGAGGCCATTGCCACTTTGCGGGGGGAGATGAACGGTTGGGTCGGCATTCTCGATGAGGTTGGCTCCTTGCTCG GCTCGGGACCTAGCCTCAGTGCTGAGATTAGAAACATCATTGATCGCACCATTGCTTGGATCGAGCATGATATGCGCAACAGGGAGAACAAGGAGAGTCAGCCAGCTGTGACGCCCGAGATCAAGCAAGAGCCTGCTCAGGCCTCGGCTTACACTGCCCCTCAAGTTCAATCCGCGCCTACAAGCGGAGGAAGCCAAGAGGTACCGTCATCGAAGGGCTACTTTCCAGATGCAGGCCTCAACGGGCAGACGCCATATCCCGCCTTGGCTTACAACGAGCACACACAAAGCACAATGGCACCATCGGCTTATGAGACCGAGGCCATGTTCTACAGCACCAGTGCTCAGGCAGCGGCCGCAGCAgtagcagcaacagcaatcCCGGCATCTGCCTCACAGGCGAATCCACTCCTTGCCTTCACTACGCAGTCGACACAGCAAGTAGCGTCTCAACCCACAGCCGACATGCTATGGCAGGGCCGCGGAAACACTTGGCACGACTGGACTACCGCCATTGCCGATAATCAGGATCGGTATAGTGCATCGGCACTCTTGACGCTCGGAGGCGCCACACGTGATGCCACTTCGGGCGCGGGCGTCCCAGGCGTCACAGCCGGGCCCTCAACGAACGATATGACCAGCATTCAACAGGGCCAATGGCCGTTGATGTTGTTTGACCATGTGGCGTCAAATGGGTCTTGA
- a CDS encoding Proline dehydrogenase, with protein MSLALRRGTCQPLRWAASSSTATIRPCIAITTITKANVATRRHIHSSERRTSTLAEHPIPDPIPPPVGTGRAPLSVLPLSMIVRSLATMVVSSSPLLLPPSLRIMNVLANTTNSILNSDTNPVLRYFLKKTFYAQFCAGENPAEIKATIAGLKNIGFTGVILNYAREVVLTEDQAGALKNGAMETEECIRNEIVPWAQGTLETVRMAEPGDFVALKFTGAGSIALYQLKDRLPPSPALYKSIDSICQLAQERGVRLLFDAEQDMLQDGIDDWTLEFTRKYNKGLGEAVIFGTYQAYKKNCPEVLSRHLALAQVENFALGVKLVRGAYLNSDPRELFHDTKEETDACYDSLAASVLTRQWNADVKGEGEYPATSLVIASHNAESVRRSRAICDAGRAKSDIAFAQLQGMADEVSCELVEAGQADKTKVLPAYKYLVWGTTGECMKYLLRRAHENKDAVQRTKGSRDALWSELVRRCKSAVGLA; from the coding sequence ATGAGCTTGGCCCTTCGGCGAGGGACGTGCCAGCCCCTGCGCTGGGCGGCATCCTCTAGCACCGCTACCATCCGACCATGCATCGCCATCACAACCATCACAAAGGCCAATGTGGCCACCCGTCGTCACATCCACTCCTCTGAGCGACGCACCTCCACCCTCGCCGAGCACCCCATCCCCGACCCTATCCCTCCTCCCGTCGGTACCGGTCGTGCGCCCCTCTCCGTCCTGCCCTTGAGCATGATCGTGCGATCTCTGGCTACCATGGTCGTTTCGTCGtcgcctcttcttctgcctcCCTCGCTGCGTATCATGAACGTCTTGGCCAACACCACAAACTCCATCCTCAACTCGGACACGAACCCCGTCCTCCGATACTTCCTCAAGAAGACCTTCTATGCCCAGTTCTGCGCCGGCGAGAACCCCGCAGAGATTAAGGCCACCATTGCTGGACTCAAGAACATTGGCTTCACTGGTGTGATTCTCAACTATGCCCGTGAGGTCGTCCTTACAGAGGACCAGGCCGGTGCCCTCAAGAACGGCGCCATGGAGACGGAGGAATGCATTCGAAACGAGATCGTGCCTTGGGCCCAGGGTACTCTCGAGACGGTCCGAATGGCTGAGCCCGGTGACTTTGTCGCTCTCAAGTTCACTGGCGCCGGTAGCATCGCCCTGTATCAGCTCAAGGATCGCCTTCCTCCCAGCCCCGCCCTGTACAAGTCCATCGACTCCATCTGCCAGCTTGCCCAGGAGCGAGGTGTCCGCCTCCTCTTTGACGCCGAGCAGGACATGCTCCAGGACGGTATCGACGACTGGACTCTCGAGTTCACCCGCAAGTACAATAAGGGTCTTGGTGAGGCTGTCATCTTTGGCACCTACCAGGCTTACAAGAAGAACTGCCCCGAGGTCCTATCCCGAcacctcgccctcgcccaggTCGAGAACTTTGCCCTCGGTGTCAAGCTTGTCCGCGGCGCCTACCTGAACTCGGACCCCCGTGAGCTCTTCCACGACACGAAGGAGGAGACCGATGCCTGCTACGACTCTCTCGCCGCCAGTGTCCTCACCCGCCAGTGGAATGCTGATGTCAAGGGTGAGGGTGAGTACCCCGCCACCAGCCTCGTCATTGCGTCGCACAACGCCGAGTCTGTTCGCCGAAGCCGTGCCATCTGCGACGCTGGCCGCGCCAAGTCGGACATTGCTTTTGCCCAGCTCCAGGGCATGGCCGATGAGGTCAGCTGCGAGTTGGTCGAGGCCGGCCAGGCGGACAAGACCAAGGTCCTGCCCGCTTACAAATACCTCGTCTGGGGAACTACTGGCGAGTGCATGAAGTATCTCCTTCGACGAGCACACGAGAACAAGGACGCCGTCCAGCGTACCAAGGGTAGCCGGGATGCCCTGTGGTCCGAGTTGGTCCGACGATGCAAGAGCGCCGTCGGCTTGGCGTAA
- a CDS encoding NACHT domain-containing protein → MEGLGVAANVIAVIDLTAKATSACAAYLKAVKNAKTDIERLQSELRNLDAILHGAARLVKGHDGSKLQTMGQLKGALSDASSQLQQLIVKLEDKQGKTRKAMSHFGFRALKWPFESAEVASIIQDMERNRSNISAALVIDNTALQVETHSTVQEISSNVQHINRILDMSKIPVAKGAAFDSHTNEHDPKCLPNTRVELQQTITAWAEDTRSDTIFWLNGMAGTGKSTISRTIAHSFAQKKMLGASFFFKRGERDRGTASRLFTTIAAQLINRLPEIGPLVIKAVENEPDLPNKFIQEQFEKLILNPLHGVSASGVLVLVIDALDECDRVADVRLIVNILARLKSLNRIKLKAFVTSRPELPIRLGFNTIQGEYKDLVLHEIPKPVIEHDISEFLHHQLEQARLEYNSQSDPNDQLGPDWPGTQTTDALIQMAVPLFIFAATMCRFIQDPLYDPVTQLEKVLKYKSSAQDSEMAKLDTTYRPTLDQLLVDRTGRARERVLKDFRDVVGTIVLLQEPLSISTLSCLADIPERVISGILRPLHSVLSVPISPREPIRMLHLSFHDFLVDKEMHETDPFWVDDQETHERIVTRCLDLLRSGKHLKQDICDLGLPGTRRADIEQRQVNLKLPGEVRYACLYWTHHLEGSGLKLDDSHPAFSFLKDYFLFWLEALAILGEVHNCSAMIASIQSLADPKHGTGLSNFLREATRFVTRLDTIIDKYPLQIYASGLVFAPEKSIVKTAFRKFIPEWIRELPQTPQNWDASLRVIETSLNIESAMCFLPDSRSLQIFSKGGVVQIWDTMTGKQLDSIEADGEYQMRFSLDGECSLSTNHTSSIVFWGSLTGGSQHRSEQRILDIALSPDGKVAACTLRDGRVLVLDRREGQVRQRFYGQDGGWMRRTNTALSRDRLAIAGNMKMQLWDLNSEGEPLDFQVDPSISGVCFSPDGRLIAYAHGSRAAVHDARTGKLLQTLGPCTEDISVIAFAPDGRHLALASGRRIHLWHHAPDKEVNRFKHPYRVGNMAFSPDGGLLAVSSPLDNMIQIWHPTAQHDADGFKEHDGGHIAQLALSRDREQVAALLEDNSVQIWDIDTARSIKTIAYPVYDGIIINKEEKSAVHPASDVVIQVSFSQTQQQNLVWAVSRMGITSMSEEKSFTDHLYNKQDGLAYKAVFSPDGNMVALSYPYKIRIWDLLARKTRHTLTAEKMNNVAFGFSPDSKVLVSMIASEDVIIWDLTSGRIKQSLSVRHDGQERHSVVALSLHDSTLALARSSGADFWDINTGACLSTIRVDGSLSCISFDTTGTRLVTERGDIKLPPLHCHDSDEAVPFVGFEGYGLTGDFTWLTWKSRPIIWLPPSYRPSFRTQRVGFFIGSTVILGTVSGSISIFKFAETPPWETQERPGSQSPSG, encoded by the exons ATGGAGGGCCTGGGCGTGGCCGCAAACGTCATCGCTGTGATCGACCTCACCGCGAAAGCCACTTCAGCGTGCGCCGCGTACCTGAAAGCCGTCAAGAATGCCAAGACCGACATCGAACGCCTGCAGAGCGAGCTCAGAAACCTCGATGCCATCCTCCATGGCGCAGCGAGGCTTGTGAAAGGCCACGATGGTAGCAAGCTTCAGACGATGGGACAACTGAAAGGAGCGCTTTCTGATGCTTCATCTCAGCTACAACAGCTGATCGTCAAGCTGGAGGATAAACAGGGAAAGACTCGCAAGGCTATGAGCCACTTTGGATTTCGCGCCTTGAAGTGGCCATTTGAAAGCGCTGAAGTCGCCAGCATCATCCAGGACATGGAAAGGAATCGGAGTAACATCTCGGCGGCCTTGGTCATTGATAACACTGCCCTTCAGGTTGAGACTCA CTCCACTGTACAGGAAATCAGCTCTAATGTTCAACACATCAACCGCATTCTCGACATGTCCAAGATTCCCGTGGCAAAAGGCGCGGCTTTTGACTCTCACACGAACGAACACGATCCAAAGTGCCTCCCCAATACACGAGTTGAGCTCCAACAAACCATCACAGCATGGGCAGAGGACACTCGCAGTGACACCATATTCTGGCTCAACGGCATGGCGGGGACAGGCAAGTCCACCATCTCACGAACCATTGCCCACTCGTTTGCCCAGAAAAAGATGCTTGGcgcgagcttcttcttcaagagaGGTGAACGAGATCGAGGCACTGCGTCTCGTCTGTTCACAACCATTGCCGCTCAGCTCATCAACCGACTGCCTGAGATTGGACCGTTGGTTATCAAGGCGGTTGAGAATGAGCCGGATCTCCCAAACAAGTTTATTCAAGAGCAGTTTGAAAAGCTCATATTGAACCCGCTTCATGGGGTATCTGCCTCGGGggttctcgtccttgtcatCGACGCGCTCGACGAATGTGATCGGGTTGCTGATGTCCGGCTCATCGTCAACATCTTGGCACGCCTCAAGTCTCTCAACAGGATCAAATTGAAAGCTTTTGTGACAAGTCGGCCCGAGCTACCGATTCGTCTTGGCTTCAACACTATCCAGGGCGAGTACAAAGATCTTGTCCTCCACGAGATACCCAAACCAGTCATAGAGCACGATATTTCCGAGTTccttcatcaccaacttGAGCAAGCCAGACTCGAGTATAATTCTCAATCGGATCCGAACGACCAACTCGGCCCCGACTGGCCGGGTACACAGACGACGGATGCACTCATCCAAATGGCCGTTCCGCTCTTCATTTTCGCCGCCACCATGTGTCGGTTCATTCAAGACCCGTTGTACGATCCTGTGACCCAACTCGAAAAGGTTCTCAAATACAAATCTTCAGCTCAGGATTCCGAGATGGCAAAGCTGGACACAACGTATCGTCCAACTCTTGACCAACTGCTTGTGGATCGGACGGGGCGAGCGAGAGAAAGGGTCTTGAAAGACTTTAGAGACGTGGTGGGCACCATAGTTCTGCTGCAGGAGcctctctccatctcgacaCTCTCTTGTCTTGCTGACATCCCCGAGCGTGTCATCAGTGGCATTCTCAGACCCTTACATTCCGTTCTCAGCGTCCCAATTTCTCCCCGGGAACCAATCAGAATGCTGCACTTGTCTTTCCACGACTTTCTCGTCGACAAGGAGATGCACGAGACTGATCCCTTTTGGGTTGACGATCAAGAAACGCACGAGAGGATCGTAACCAGATGCCTGGATCTGTTGCGCTCTGGGAAGCACCTGAAGCAGGATATCTGTGACTTGGGCTTGCCAGGGACCCGGCGTGCAGATATTGAACAACGACAAGTAAACTTGAAGCTTCCAGGTGAGGTTCGGTATGCATGCCTTTACTGGACTCATCATTTGGAAGGAAGCGGTTTAAAGCTCGACGACTCCCATCCAGCCTTTAGTTTCCTGAAAGACTACTTCCTGTTCTGGCTCGAGGCACTGGCCATTCTGGGAGAGGTACACAACTGCAGTGCTATGATTGCTTCCATACAGTCTCTCGCCGAT CCAAAGCATGGAACAGGACTATCCAACTTCCTACGAGAAGCAACCCGGTTTGTCACTAGGTTAGacaccatcatcgacaagTACCCGCTCCAGATATACGCCTCGGGTCTTGTATTCGCACCGGAAAAGAGCATTGTTAAGACAGCTTTTCGGAAATTCATACCCGAGTGGATAAGAGAACTGCCTCAAACTCCGCAGAACTGGGATGCGAGCCTGCGTGTGATTGAAACCTCATTGAACATTGAGAGCGCGATGTGCTTCCTACCAGACAGTAGAAGCCTCCAGATATTTTCCAAAGGTGGAGTTGTTCAAATCTGGGATACCATGACGGGGAAACAGCTTGACAGCATCGAAGCCGATGGCGAGTATCAGATGCGATTCTCCTTGGATGGAGAATGCTCGCTCTCGACAAACCACACCAGCTCTATCGTGTTTTGGGGCTCGTTGACAGGGGGGTCACAGCATCGATCTGAGCAGCGCATACTGGACATCGCCTTATCCCCAGATGGAAAGGTAGCCGCATGCACTTTACGGGACGGTAGGGTGCTTGTACTTGACCGCCGAGAGGGTCAAGTGCGACAGAGATTCTATGGGCAGGATGGGGGCTGGATGCGGAGAACCAATACTGCCCTGTCTCGGGACAGACTTGCTATCGCTGGGAACATGAAGATGCAGCTATGGGATCTCAACTCTGAAGGAGAACCCTTGGACTTCCAAGTCGACCCTTCTATCTCAGGTGTCTGCTTCTCCCCGGATGGTAGACTTATTGCCTATGCCCACGGGAGCCGGGCTGCAGTGCACGATGCCAGGACTGGCAAGTTGCTTCAAACACTTGGACCCTGCACTGAGGACATCTCTGTGATCGCGTTTGCACCGGATGGCCGACATCTTGCATTAGCTTCGGGTAGAAGGATACATCTCTGGCACCACGCCCCGGACAAAGAGGTAAACCGGTTCAAGCATCCCTACAGAGTTGGAAACATGGCCTTCTCCCCTGATGGTGGCTTACTCGCAGTCTCTTCGCCACTGGACAACATGATCCAGATTTGGCACCCGACGGCCCAACATGATGCGGATGGCTTCAAAGAGCATGATGGCGGCCATATCGCGCAACTTGCGCTCTCGCGGGACAGAGAGCAAGTCGCTGCCCTCTTGGAGGACAACAGTGTTCAAATATGGGATATCGACACTGCACGGAGCATCAAGACCATTGCGTATCCTGTGTATGACGGAATCATCATTaacaaagaagaaaagtCCGCTGTACACCCAGCGAGTGATGTTGTTATCCAAGTGTCATTCTCCCAGACACAGCAGCAGAACCTTGTGTGGGCAGTTTCTCGTATGGGTATCACCTCCATGTCGGAGGAGAAATCCTTCACCGACCACCTCTACAACAAACAAGACGGGCTCGCGTACAAGGCGGTATTCTCTCCCGATGGCAACATGGTTGCCTTGTCGTACCCGTACAAAATCAGGATTTGGGACCTCTTGGCAAGGAAAACTCGGCACACGCTCACGGCTGAGAAAATGAATAACGTTGCTTTTGGCTTCTCGCCAGACAGCAAGGTGCTTGTATCCATGATAGCAAGCGAAGACGTCATAATCTGGGATTTGACATCTGGGCGCATCAAGCAGTCGCTGAGTGTTAGACATGACGGCCAGGAACGTCATTCAGTTGTTGCACTCTCGCTTCACGACTCCACCCTGGCTCTGGCACGGTCGTCAGGGGCGGATTTCTGGGATATAAATACTGGAGCTTGTCTGAGCACCATCCGCGTCGATGGCTCGCTTTCCTGTATTTCTTTCGACACTACTGGGACTCGTCTTGTCACGGAGCGGGGAGACATCAAACTGCCGCCACTGCACTGCCATGATTCCGACGAAGCGGTGCCTTTTGTAGGCTTTGAGGGATATGGATTGACTGGAGACTTTACATGGCTTACGTGGAAGTCGAGGCCCATTATATGGTTACCACCCAGCTATCGACCCTCTTTTCGCACACAGAGAGTAGGATTCTTCATCGGTTCAACCGTCATTCTTGGAACCGTGTCAGGATCTATATCTATTTTCAAGTTTGCTGAGACACCGCCATGGGAAACTCAAGAGAGACCTGGTTCGCAGAGTCCTTCAGGGTAG